The genomic DNA gTACATTAATAGCTGGTTACCAATGTACTAGACTACTAGTAGTAAGCACATAAATAATTCATTAGAGGTATATATGACAACATAATAAAATGAACAACTACAGGTATAAAAACAAGGACAAACAAATCAGACATTTTTTCCTTAATTATTTGTTTCCTtcaatattacatttttcacaataaaaaaaaaatgacatcatTTCAACTACATAACCCTCTCGATCGATTTCCAACTTGTTGAATTTTCTCATATGATATCTAGACAACTTGAGTGACACCACTTGAAGCCATGCCATGTTGTGTAGTATCATCTTTGTAGAGACTAAGTTTCTCTCCATCACCCCATAAAGCATAAGCTTCTTCCCCATGAACTGCATCATCCCCAATGAGCAACTCTTCCTCCGTCATTCTTAAAGGAACAATGAAACTTATAACTAGACAAATTATTGAAGTAGCAACAATGTTCCATCCAACGATGAATAAAGCTCCaactatttgttttaaaatttggaCACCACCAGAGCCTCCATAGACACCTCCTTTGGAATTGGTGACGGGGAGAAAGAGAGTACTTAATTGTGGCTCGGCGAATAGGCCGGTGAGTACACCGCCTAGTAGGCCAGCCACGGCATGAGTGTGGAACACGGCGAGGGTGTCATCAACCTTTTGAAATATTGATATCTTCTTTCCAAGTACCATCATTGTGTACCATGGCACACTTCCTGATAGCACTCCCATTACTATGGCAGCCCATCCTTGAACCAAACCTattcacaaacaataaatttttaCATAATACGTACTTAACAGCAATTTGAAGCCATTATTATTTAACtttgtatttataataataaataaataatagtttaatttttgaaggaatgtaataaaaaataatagttaagaagaataattttgtacaatcattgcaatattttatttatttataatatactaCATAGGACAGATGagtaagaaaaaatatatattgaatatTTGAACTAATTGCATTACATAAAATAAGTTAGCAATTTAGAGTATATTACATTGCTTTGGAACGTTGACTGTTTCTTGGttcaattttattatctttatcCATAAGTATTTTGAAAAAGTCAATAATGGAATCTTTAGTGATAGACTAATATAGGAGTATGTTCGATTCTTGGGATCCCCCCAAGTCAAGAGTGGAATATCCCTCCCCAGCCGGTTTCATGCATACCCATACCCAATAATGGAGTATATGGCCGTGAAAGAAGGGTCAAAAACGTGACAagaattaatagtaataataataaataatatgataacgTACCAGCTCCGGGAGTAATGCAAACAAGACCAGTAATCATGCCTTGAACAGCTCCAATAACTGATGGTTTTTTGAAGAATATGACATCAAGCCATGTCCATACAAGGAGGCTTGTAGCAGCACAAATGTTTGTGTTGAGAACAGCCATTGATGAATCAATGTTGGCAGAGTAGGGATCTCCACCGTTGAAACCTGCCCATCCCATCCATAGTAACCCTGCCCCTGCCAACGTTAGTAACACATTGTTTGGTGGGAATCTCTCCCTGTCCTTCTTCGATCTAGGCCCCAcctatatttatattatttattacacATTGTCACATTTCATTTGGTTTCGCATTTCACCATTTGTCAAAATATAATTACATTATATTGCAAACACTACCAAACAATACATTTCTTTCATAAAACATTATGAATGGACGGACAATATATAAGATATAATTGTAGACAAAAGAATATCGTCCGAAGATTCTTTGTATTGCCGTTACACTAAATAATTTATCTCATCTTCTAAATTTTTACTATGCTCTCTTAATTGCCATTCACACCATTGaccattttcataatttattttccaaaCTCTACAAGGAAACATTGGTGACAACCAACATTTTCTGTTCACAGTCTCTAGTGTATTAAAGGCAATTTGTTTatctataaaattcaaaatgtgTGAGGAAAAAGAAGCATGCATGTTGTCTGAtgaatagaattaaaaatgcACCTATATACGTAATGCAATCATCCATATTGTATGATGTATTATATATTGAGAGTGGGAAAAACAGTTAGTgaatttcatctaataaaagagtaaatattaaaaagaacgTGTTAAAATGAGCATtcttagagagaaaaagaggtGAAGAAGAGAACAAACCCAATAAGCAGCGGTGAAACCAGCAATCCCAGAAGAAAGATGAATAACATAACCACCAGAATAATCCATAACACCCCATTGAAACAAGAAACCACCACCCCACAAACTAAAAGCACCAATagtataagaaaaagttaaccAAAGTGGCACAAACATCATCCAAGCCTTAAAATTCATCCTAGCCAAAACAGAACCAGCCAATATAACAAGTGAAATAGCAGCAAAAACACACTGAAACCAAACCATAGTAGCCATTGGATAAAATGGTTCAATCTCAGCAGTCTCCAAACTACCGTCATGATGATAATGCACCGTCGCGGGTAGCCCTGCCTGTCTGATTAGAAATTTCTGGCCTAAAGCAGGGCCAGCTTTACCCCAAAAGGGTAAAAGTTTTTCACCAAATGACATCTTATAAGCCCATGTAACCCAACAGATTATAACCGCCGCGAAAGCGTAGAGAGCCATGAAAGCAGAGTTTACAGCCCATTTCTTTTTCACTATGCTGCCATAGAGGATAACTAGTCCTGGCATGCTTTGAATTCCAACAAGGGTAGCTGATATCATTTGCCATGAGTTGTCTCCTTTGTTTAACCAGTCTGGTACTGCTAGACTTGTCCATGCTTGGTATGCTACCGGTAATGTGTTTACCGGTGGAGCAGCCATGATTAATGTTTGCTTAGTTTATATATTGTTACTATTACAATTGCACACTCAATAAATACTCTATGAACTTGGTTTATATATACAGAGAGCTAAGATACGTGTATACGTGAATATGTGATGTAAAAGAGCTAAACCAAAGAACCGTTGACCtacaaaaattgtttaaggtatcatttttataatttttggggTACAATTTAAggtatcatttttattttctatgaaAAGTGTTTGTGTGAGGTTAGATTGTtggaaatttaggtcttaataataaaaatagatttcataaaacatgttcaacaattatgaatcaataacggaagcaaacaaaacattgaacatgattatgatcacatgtttgatttatcaaggatattaagaattagggtatAAGAAATACCTGGAAAAAACTTTCTTGGCAACCCTCTCAACAACAACGGTAAAGAGAGAAGGTGATCTGAAACAAACAGCAAGGGTTAGCGGCtgctgatttggttcttcctcaaccggtacctttatgcctcaagtACTCTTgagatggggagaagagagagttttGTTGTGTACGGTATATTGGGGACCATATCCTCTTTCCCATTGTTCCGTTAATGGGCTatccggacatccactcattgagtccatatcaattaattaaatatttaattaattatccaattagaaatttaatagccttattacttaatttgatcactaatcaactaagtctcacaattgataaatagctaatataattattgttacgatatttgcccacataatgatattggaatataataaataataaaatattccaacaatctcccacgcATGGGCTACATATCTTAATAATTATATCAGAATTCTTTAGGCGCAATATCTGGTCCACCTCATACATTACCACCGCAGCTGTCGCCACTGACGTATAACGTGACGGAACCCCGACGGCCACCATATCAATGCACTTGATGACATAGATCGATATGGATGAGTGACATGGAAATTTCATGCAATGTGATCTCTAAATCATGTCTATTTCCAACTGGTCCAACTGAAAACTTTAGTGAGATCAAAATTGAAGTTTGCAAATTCAATATTTGCACAAAATGATACAGAAATGattataataaacataacctCATGAACTTTATTTCTGTGGAAAATCATAACATAAAGTATGTATCAATACCAAAACAAAAGTATAGAACATAAAGTAAAAGAGACTTCCACTAATCCAAGACATCCTTAATGACAACAACCATATGAAAGACCCTATGTGCCATGTCTTTGATTAGCGGATCAGTTAGCATAAAGTTTGTCTCTACTTGTtctatcattcaacaacaataatgtATAAGGCAATAAACTTTATTAATGTTGTTGAATAACTATATGACTAAATCATGTCACTATATATCTTTAAGTGATCTTTCATTACCTTTTACTATATGCAACCAAGTGACATAAATACTTACAGTCATTTATTGAGTTAGGATGTGTATTATCTACTTACATCTAAAAAGCCAGAGTCTGACACATAAATGATCTTCAAATTGTCAGATCTCTGATGTGAGCATAAACACTCTTGTTCTTTTTAATAATTCTTATGGTTGCCTTTTTCAcaattcaaactttgaattGTGAAAGTATTTGCAAAATAATCTTATTATATACGTTATTTTCAAATGTGTATATCATACACAAAAATTCTATAGGCAAAACGTAGGAAAATACTTAAATTTCtgaattcataaattttctaATGGGCAATATTTGAGACTGCAAAGTCTCTGTCGATGATTGAGGTCAtccaaaaaattatgtcatttcattttcaactttattGGTATAACTCTTTTGTGATGTCTGAATAATACCTTGATAAGAATCTCTAAGTATTGAAATGCATAATACAAAAGAGGTGTCCTCAGGATCTTTCATCACTAACTTTCGTTAGAGATTTCCTTGGTTTCACATAACAAACATATATCATCgttgactaaataaaataaaattgacatattCAACTATGAATATAAACTTACTCCCACTGAATTTGCTAAATCCGCAATTCTCCATAATATCATCTCAAAACAAAATGAGATAATTGCTTTATGAGAATATGTAGTAACAATAAAGAGACTAATTTCTTAACTCATAAGTGGATTTCATGACTTTGCAAAACATCTACTTTGTATCTATTGACACAAAAGTTTTCTTAAGTTGCACCATATTGTATCATTAATGTCACCATTGAGAAAAAATGTATTGACATCCATCTTATGTAGCTTCAAAACTATAACAAGCAAACTAGTGTCATGACTGCCGTAATAGAGTCTTTCAATTACACTATATAGAATTTCTCTTTCAAGTCAATTATGACACTAGAAGCCCTAGTTCTTGAGAGTGTTGAGTTTGAactatatgaattaattttttaactttattgAGAGGAAGAACAATAATGTCCTCATGAGGATCCAAAATACTATAATAGTAACTATATGAATTAGTTTAGAACTAAATTCTTCctcattcaattttgttctaTTACCATATCTCTCCCCCAAACTCAATATTCTCAAGAAAACTTAACAATTTATGTCTCAAAATTTCCTTAATTTGTGGGACGAAAAACATATAGTTTTCAAATCCTTAAACAATATAGAATATCACAAGTCATAACTGAATTGACTCTAATAATTGAACTTAAAAGACACATTGAATCATCATTTGTAAATAAAACTCAAAACATCTTGATTtattcaaaaagaaattaaaacaaaaaatcattcaaatgatgattcaccaaattgtcttttaaatacaaaaataagcTTGTAACGACAATCTAaaattggtttaaaaaatgaataaagcaATCTTTTTTCGACTTTATCCATTCTAAATTGATATATCTTTCAATATCATTGGACATaagtgatgagataaaaccgcaagtgaacggttctatcgaagtagtaaaataagagtatcgttccgacagagagttgttaaatttaattaacttttgttgatgattagaagagaatcaagttgcaaagttggggttttcaaacggttgaaaagataataatataaaagagccttgggattattggttcaccttaatgacaagtccttctcaaaccaaactattaaacctaaAACCTTATGTTacacctaacttctaaagaaagtttctcttttgttcctctagcaaccaagcctatttcgttgATTTGATTACTATCagattttggttcctttaaTAACCAAActtatttcgctgacttgatcactattagttcccttgaagatcgaaactatatgtctcaaagattgcaaagactatttcgctgcctttgcaatccttgtctaaattcacttgttcgaatatcaaagctccactttcattttatgaattgatatttgagatgatgtcaaaccctccacttttgtttccacagtttgataatggttaattcatgttaaaacggtgaatttagattagagattagggttacataagattagggtcaatagcttggtttgattaggattatgtcattaagacttatccaacaatcccaagacaagagaagtctactcactcatgatcatcgtagacatggagaagaaggagaaaagcataaaagtaaatcacaagaaagtaaaggaaaagaaaagaacttttattagaaaaacaaatatcacttattgaattctaaggaaaagatgaatatttgtgatggctagctactctatttatagtttacattcgacttagaatctaagcaattacatcactagaatgttccacaagcaaAGGGCTTTTTGGtaagacaaaaataaagtagCTTGAAATCTAAGCAAAAACAGCAAAAGGCTGTCttgggaggtggcacggccgtgtcaagcttctgacttgaggCAGATGTATTTTTGTctccaatcttcgtatttttgcaccgaatcaactccaaaacccctttcttttgctccaagactcaattcatcaaatattcattcctgaaatataataatatgcaattgaagtaaaatagttcaaaaaggaaataatattaaaataaaataaacttaaatacaattaaaacgaaacaaaatattaaactaaaacagataattattgactcatcaataaGTCAGTCAAGACTACCTTTCTTTATTTGCCGTTATCTTTTGAGGTATTTTCCGAATGagcactattttattttctcttgcttcatcttttctttatttGCACCCTTTATGAATTGATCCTTCAAAAGATCATTTCTAACTATAACGTTATAAACTTAATTGTGCAAATAGAATACTAAATGTTGAATTTTCGAACAAGTCACCTGATAGTCGAAATTATAGAGTCTCAGCAAGATTAAATATTTACATAATGTGCTCATAATATTTTCTTTGCCTAATAATCTTAATAGAATACTCACTCTCCAATGAGAGCTTGTCTTTCTCTGTATTGCTTCAAAAGCACCTTAGTTTAAGCAAAGgaaatatgacaaaaaaaaatgtcatcttAAACAACACCtctaatatatatgatattttagcTTTATGATCACACGTGACCTATGAAATTTGGTATATACTCACTTGTCAAACTTGATTCTCACATTAGGTACTGAATTTGTGAGAGAATATGAGTTTCACCAtccttatctaaggtctagatcCAAGAACAATATCAATGTTCTTTAAATCCTAGAAAATAGAATTTTAagagttaaaaaatttaactcaAATTAGCAGATACACAAACTATATTAGCTTAAAGAGAACAAGAGTAGCCAAATGTACTCACCAAAATACCTAGTGCACTATCAATATCATGTCTTTAAACAATAATATCCATTGCTAGCGGTATTTTACAGCATTGATCAAACAATGACAATTTGCTTTgacaaagaataaattttttataattgtcaAATGTTTACCATCGCAGGTGTGGATGTAAACTCTTAAATACTTAAATGAGTTTACACTCACGCAACATTAGTCGAcatgtcaaaattaattaattataagacATGcacaatttatatttatttgtaaattaaaagacaaaaacaaGGTACCAAACGCACCATTAAAACACAATCTTTTGACTGCTAAGAATTAATTGCAAGCGGTACCCTCGGTGCAATGATTAAATATTGGTAATAAGTCCTGTCAGATAATGGGTGCCTTTTGACATCCTCATTACTCACATGAAAAAACTTAATAAGTCTTGTCAGATAATGAGTGCCTTTTGACATCCACATTACCCACatgaaaaatttaagaattaCCACATATTTATCATCACAAGTTGTAAATTAAAAGACCAAAAACAAGATACCAAAGCACCATTAAAACACAATCTTTTGACTGCTAATATTTAACTGCAAACGGTAATCTCAATGCAATGATCAAATATGGTAATAAGTCATGTCAGATAATGGGTGCCTTTTGACATCCTCATTATCCACATGGATAAAACTTAAGAAGTCCGGTCAGATAATGGGTGTCTTTTGACATCCTCATTATCCACATGGAAAAACTTAATAATTACCGCATATTTACCATCGCATGTATGTAATTATCCGGCCAAACCGTGTCTTCCTTTTGGCCGACTAAAACAGCTCGCATGAACAATTACATACTACATATTTTGTAATTCCAACTGAATCAAATCTATGCAACAAAGATTACTTTTGCAACTTGTTGTATCAACCAACTCAACCAAAATTACTAgacattttaataaataaatttaaatgaaaatggtCTTAAATTTACATGTCAGATGGGAAATGTCTTAAATTTACGAGGCACTACCGACATAATGTAGGCCAAATTAGTTCATTATGTTGCTGAGTAACCATAAGGTCAATCGGCAACCCTTAAGTGTGAagacaaattcaaaataattgaaaagaagATGCAAGTCCCAAAAACAACACCAACGTGTGTATATGACAATGCATTTACAAATATCACATAAAAGCGACAACAAACATAGCATGAAAATTATCCATAATGCATGATTgattaggaaaagaaaaaaaatgttattgtaGAAACTTAATAACAATAAACTCAAACATCACAATCATGCTATAAaccaaatattcaattttaagTCAAAAGAAAATTGACTCTTATATGCTAAAAATATTCATGCCATAATTGATTCACATATGCACTTAATGATTCTTTAAATAAAGGAACAAATAATTCTTGAACCAATTATTtccaaaataaagaaaacaaatctttatatgtctaaaataaaagataaataaaccgCTCTAAACTCCATATTTCCCAAAGTTAAAAGAATCGAAACTTCGTATTTACAAATTGGATCATAATATTTTGAGATTCATAAGTATATATaataaccaaatatatatatataacaaatttatATGTCTTATTTCTCAAAATAACCCTTAAgtacaaagtaaaaaaaaaatgtgaataaataACCGAAggatatgataaaaatatttgaaaactaAACCAAAGtgaaaagatttgattttacacctttatttaatttaaaaataaagaaaaaaaaatcaaatccccaaaataagatttaaaatcaaaataacctTTATCGCATCCGCATCGAGAATTTGTTGCTGACataggctgtgtttggtaacacaaaaaagctagcttataccttgttggattagcttataagctcgttagatgaaaacgtggtgtgtttggtaacaagcttttttcataagcttatagcgttttttgaaaagctatttcaaatagctttttagcttatagctggtagctttttatattttcttccaactttaaccctattaatttaaattaattattttttaattaaacaactacccatgttcatctttataaccgccctattttttcccttaaaaaaatgtcacgttgttttttttaaggagcactttatatatatatatatatatatatatatatatatatatatatatatatatatatatatatatgtatttttttaag from Medicago truncatula cultivar Jemalong A17 chromosome 8, MtrunA17r5.0-ANR, whole genome shotgun sequence includes the following:
- the LOC11442449 gene encoding ammonium transporter 3 member 1, whose protein sequence is MAAPPVNTLPVAYQAWTSLAVPDWLNKGDNSWQMISATLVGIQSMPGLVILYGSIVKKKWAVNSAFMALYAFAAVIICWVTWAYKMSFGEKLLPFWGKAGPALGQKFLIRQAGLPATVHYHHDGSLETAEIEPFYPMATMVWFQCVFAAISLVILAGSVLARMNFKAWMMFVPLWLTFSYTIGAFSLWGGGFLFQWGVMDYSGGYVIHLSSGIAGFTAAYWVGPRSKKDRERFPPNNVLLTLAGAGLLWMGWAGFNGGDPYSANIDSSMAVLNTNICAATSLLVWTWLDVIFFKKPSVIGAVQGMITGLVCITPGAGLVQGWAAIVMGVLSGSVPWYTMMVLGKKISIFQKVDDTLAVFHTHAVAGLLGGVLTGLFAEPQLSTLFLPVTNSKGGVYGGSGGVQILKQIVGALFIVGWNIVATSIICLVISFIVPLRMTEEELLIGDDAVHGEEAYALWGDGEKLSLYKDDTTQHGMASSGVTQVV